In one Komagataeibacter sp. FNDCR2 genomic region, the following are encoded:
- a CDS encoding MSMEG_0572/Sll0783 family nitrogen starvation response protein: MPKVEHAPHRDGDCFVDYENKVFEDVKARPGEKALITFHTVAFEGSIGFVNLLQATRLIRKGFETSVLLYGPGVTLGVQRGFPRLGDEAFPGHMNCNRQITKILEEGGKVYACRFALQALYGHGEQSLIPGITPINPQDVLDLILLARRDNAFILDTWTV, encoded by the coding sequence ATGCCGAAAGTCGAACACGCCCCCCACAGGGATGGCGACTGCTTCGTCGATTATGAAAACAAGGTTTTTGAGGACGTCAAAGCCAGACCCGGCGAAAAAGCCCTCATCACCTTCCATACGGTCGCCTTTGAGGGCTCGATCGGCTTCGTCAATCTGCTGCAGGCAACCCGCCTGATCCGCAAGGGCTTCGAGACCTCCGTCCTGCTCTATGGTCCCGGCGTCACCCTTGGCGTGCAGCGTGGCTTTCCCCGTCTGGGTGACGAAGCCTTTCCGGGGCACATGAACTGCAACAGGCAGATCACGAAGATCCTTGAGGAAGGCGGCAAGGTCTATGCCTGCCGCTTCGCGCTACAGGCGCTCTACGGCCATGGCGAGCAGTCCCTGATCCCCGGTATCACGCCCATCAATCCGCAGGACGTGCTGGACCTGATCCTGCTTGCCCGCCGGGACAATGCCTTCATCCTCGATACCTGGACCGTCTGA
- a CDS encoding PLP-dependent aminotransferase family protein, giving the protein MSAYPYLVHWKEEISRSPNAIYLTLADALAHSIRKGDLREGDRLPPQRTIAEHLGTNLTTVTRAFSEARRRGLIDATVGRGTFIRVGAGQSHWRHTGPAVVDLTMNLPPIPQEPSLQRIIQNDIAAILKQQDLNSLMSYRVTGGTVEERQLGAKWIAPVIGQRRTDEILVSPGAQSALAAIVSTHTQPGDVIVTDRIAYPGIRTIAAQFDLILVGVDSDMEGMMPDQLDRVCAEHHPRLLYCIPTIHNPTTATMSLQRRKDILAVAQRHHLHIAEDDPYSLLMDTPLPALAALDHSRVSYVATLAKTLSPGLRTAYVALPNADMTRRVTAAIRAIALTNAGLLSALTARWMQTEQAHTILHAIRKELRLRQSIARRVLGEGHCMNPDGPHVWLKLPDWWGSTDFVAYARRRGLALVPSNVFTISGEPPQRARIALGSAPDATGLEESLHGVLSVLQHRRSPGFADIV; this is encoded by the coding sequence ATGTCCGCATATCCCTATCTGGTTCACTGGAAGGAAGAGATCAGCCGGAGCCCGAATGCGATTTACCTGACGCTGGCCGATGCCCTGGCGCACTCCATCCGCAAGGGAGACCTGCGGGAAGGCGACAGGCTGCCTCCACAGCGAACGATCGCGGAGCACCTGGGCACCAATCTGACGACCGTGACGCGTGCGTTCAGCGAGGCCCGGCGGCGTGGCCTGATCGACGCGACGGTAGGCCGGGGCACCTTTATCCGTGTCGGCGCGGGGCAGAGCCACTGGCGTCATACCGGTCCGGCCGTGGTTGACCTGACCATGAACCTGCCGCCCATTCCGCAGGAGCCATCCCTGCAACGCATCATCCAGAACGATATTGCGGCCATCCTGAAACAGCAGGATCTCAACAGTCTCATGTCCTATCGCGTGACAGGTGGCACCGTTGAGGAACGCCAGCTTGGCGCGAAATGGATCGCACCCGTCATCGGCCAGCGGCGAACGGACGAAATTCTGGTGTCTCCCGGCGCCCAGAGCGCACTGGCCGCCATTGTCAGCACACATACCCAGCCGGGTGATGTGATTGTGACCGACCGCATCGCCTATCCCGGCATCCGGACCATAGCGGCACAGTTCGACCTTATTCTGGTCGGCGTGGATAGCGATATGGAAGGCATGATGCCTGACCAGCTTGATCGGGTCTGCGCCGAACACCATCCCCGGCTGCTTTACTGCATCCCGACCATTCACAATCCCACCACGGCCACGATGTCGCTGCAAAGGCGCAAGGATATCCTTGCCGTTGCCCAGCGGCATCACCTGCATATTGCGGAAGATGATCCCTATAGCCTGCTTATGGACACCCCGCTGCCGGCGCTGGCAGCACTTGACCACAGTCGTGTCAGCTATGTGGCCACACTCGCCAAGACGCTGAGCCCGGGCCTGCGTACCGCCTATGTCGCCCTGCCCAATGCCGACATGACCCGGCGGGTGACGGCGGCCATCCGGGCCATAGCGCTTACCAATGCCGGTCTTCTCAGTGCGCTGACGGCGCGGTGGATGCAGACGGAACAGGCCCATACGATCCTGCATGCCATCCGCAAGGAACTGCGCCTGCGCCAGTCCATTGCCCGCAGGGTGCTGGGGGAAGGGCACTGCATGAACCCCGATGGCCCGCATGTCTGGCTGAAACTGCCGGACTGGTGGGGCAGTACGGATTTTGTGGCCTATGCGCGCAGGCGGGGGCTGGCGCTGGTGCCCAGCAATGTGTTCACCATCAGTGGCGAGCCGCCGCAGCGTGCGCGCATCGCACTGGGCAGCGCGCCGGATGCGACGGGCCTTGAGGAATCCCTGCACGGGGTCCTGTCGGTCCTGCAACACAGACGCTCCCCCGGGTTTGCCGATATTGTCTGA
- a CDS encoding response regulator, whose product MTQFSALIVEDEATIAELVATMLEAHGVRATISGGVTDAMRQIDGQAFSLVLVDLTLPDGEPDAFIAAARAHGSHVIVMSGDPDRLAGYAPLPLLEKPFRMKTLLEQVRQLLPLAG is encoded by the coding sequence ATGACCCAGTTTTCTGCCCTGATTGTCGAGGATGAAGCGACAATAGCGGAACTGGTCGCCACCATGCTTGAAGCGCACGGCGTCCGCGCCACCATAAGCGGGGGCGTGACGGATGCCATGCGACAGATTGACGGCCAGGCGTTTTCGCTGGTGCTGGTGGACCTGACGCTGCCCGATGGTGAGCCGGATGCCTTTATCGCCGCCGCCCGCGCGCACGGGAGCCATGTTATTGTCATGAGCGGCGATCCGGACCGGCTGGCGGGTTACGCTCCTCTGCCCCTGCTGGAAAAACCCTTCCGCATGAAAACCCTGCTGGAGCAGGTCAGGCAGTTGCTCCCGCTTGCAGGGTGA
- a CDS encoding NUDIX hydrolase, producing MSGNMTLAGAVLSIIVRDGRMLLVCRRNPPDQGLWGFPGGRIEYGESYLDAAARELREETGFETHAEGTLTAFDLIERDKGGDIRFHYLIVAVKCHDNGWTRIAAGDDACDVGWFDLAAVRASPSAFSPGLLELGTLALSDRGIAPWPAAPRTRTPGSTPEPRTESMLS from the coding sequence ATGTCTGGTAACATGACACTTGCAGGCGCCGTTCTGTCCATTATTGTCCGTGATGGACGCATGCTGCTGGTTTGCAGGCGCAATCCACCCGATCAGGGTTTATGGGGTTTTCCCGGCGGTCGCATCGAATATGGCGAAAGCTACCTGGATGCGGCGGCGCGCGAACTGCGTGAGGAAACCGGCTTTGAAACCCATGCCGAAGGCACGCTGACCGCCTTTGACCTGATCGAGCGGGATAAGGGCGGAGATATCCGTTTCCATTACCTGATCGTCGCCGTTAAATGCCACGACAATGGCTGGACCCGGATTGCGGCGGGAGATGACGCCTGTGATGTCGGCTGGTTCGATTTGGCGGCGGTACGTGCCAGCCCTTCCGCCTTCAGCCCCGGGCTGCTGGAACTCGGCACGCTGGCCCTGTCCGACCGGGGCATTGCCCCATGGCCGGCGGCGCCCCGGACCCGCACACCCGGCAGCACCCCCGAACCCCGGACCGAAAGCATGCTGTCATGA
- the guaA gene encoding glutamine-hydrolyzing GMP synthase, translating to MMNDTVNTASPPAGLDETLHEDRILILDFGSQVTQLIARRVRESGVYCEIWPYSTNPEKIRAFAPKGIILSGSPASVLDENAPAIPEVVFALNVPVLGICYGQQAMCRQLGGTVETHEHREFGRAHIDIIKDCALFRGTWARGGREQVWMSHGDRVTKLPPGFQAVAVSEGAPFAIIADEGRRLYGVQFHPEVVHTPHGATLLRNFTHDVAGCRGTWTMAGFRDMEIARIRQQVGKGRVICGLSGGVDSSVAAVLIHQAIGEQLTCIFVDPGILRAGEADEVIRTFRDRFNIHLIHRDASELFLTALEGVSDPEIKRKTIGRLFIEVFEEEAAKLGGAEFLAQGTLYPDVIESVSFTGGPSVTIKSHHNVGGLPERMKMQLVEPLRELFKDEVRELGREMDIPEAIVGRHPFPGPGLAIRIPGAITREKLDLLRRVDSIFLEEIRTAGLYDAIWQAFAVLLPVRTVGVMGDGRTYDYACALRAVTSTDGMTADIYPFDMSFLNRVAGRIVNEVRGVNRVTYDITSKPPGTIEWE from the coding sequence ATGATGAACGATACCGTGAATACAGCCTCCCCCCCGGCAGGGCTTGATGAAACCCTGCACGAGGATCGTATTCTGATCCTGGATTTCGGCAGCCAGGTTACCCAGTTGATTGCCCGGCGTGTGCGCGAAAGCGGGGTGTATTGCGAGATCTGGCCCTATTCCACCAACCCGGAAAAGATTCGCGCCTTCGCGCCAAAGGGGATCATCCTGTCCGGCAGCCCGGCCAGCGTGCTTGACGAGAACGCACCGGCCATACCGGAGGTGGTCTTCGCCCTGAATGTGCCCGTGCTGGGGATCTGCTACGGGCAGCAGGCCATGTGCCGCCAGCTTGGCGGCACGGTCGAGACGCATGAGCATCGTGAATTCGGGCGCGCGCATATCGATATCATCAAGGACTGCGCCCTGTTCCGCGGCACCTGGGCGCGGGGTGGGCGCGAACAGGTGTGGATGAGCCATGGCGACCGCGTGACGAAGCTGCCCCCCGGCTTTCAGGCCGTGGCGGTAAGCGAGGGCGCGCCCTTCGCCATCATCGCCGATGAAGGCCGCCGCCTGTATGGCGTGCAGTTCCACCCCGAGGTGGTGCATACCCCGCATGGCGCGACGCTGCTGCGCAACTTTACCCATGATGTGGCCGGTTGCCGGGGCACGTGGACCATGGCCGGTTTCCGCGACATGGAAATTGCCCGTATCCGCCAGCAGGTCGGCAAGGGGCGTGTGATCTGCGGGCTTTCCGGCGGGGTTGATTCCTCGGTCGCGGCTGTCCTGATCCATCAGGCCATCGGGGAGCAACTGACCTGTATTTTTGTCGATCCGGGTATCCTGCGCGCGGGTGAGGCTGACGAGGTCATTCGCACCTTCCGCGACCGTTTCAATATTCACCTGATCCATCGCGATGCCTCGGAACTGTTCCTGACGGCGCTGGAGGGGGTCAGCGACCCCGAAATCAAGCGCAAGACCATCGGCCGCCTGTTTATCGAGGTGTTCGAGGAAGAGGCCGCGAAGCTGGGCGGCGCCGAATTCCTGGCGCAGGGCACGCTGTATCCGGACGTGATCGAGAGCGTCAGCTTTACGGGCGGTCCCTCGGTCACCATCAAGTCGCACCACAATGTCGGCGGCCTGCCCGAGCGGATGAAGATGCAACTGGTCGAACCGCTGCGCGAACTGTTCAAGGACGAGGTCCGCGAACTTGGCCGTGAAATGGACATACCGGAGGCCATTGTCGGTCGCCACCCCTTCCCCGGTCCGGGGCTGGCCATCCGCATCCCCGGTGCGATCACGCGCGAAAAGCTGGATCTGCTGCGGCGGGTTGACTCCATCTTCCTTGAAGAAATCCGTACGGCCGGATTGTACGACGCCATCTGGCAGGCCTTCGCGGTCCTGCTGCCCGTACGCACGGTGGGCGTGATGGGGGATGGCCGCACATATGATTACGCCTGCGCCCTGCGCGCCGTCACCAGCACGGATGGCATGACGGCGGATATCTACCCGTTCGACATGTCCTTCCTTAACCGCGTGGCCGGTCGCATCGTCAACGAAGTGCGTGGCGTGAACCGTGTAACCTACGACATCACATCCAAGCCGCCGGGAACGATTGAGTGGGAATAG
- a CDS encoding glycosyltransferase family 39 protein has product MSNGYSPRGWLYLLALLACLRLAVAAFLPLSPDEAYYRLWAFAPAAGYLDHPPMVAVWIRLGMLCAGDNALGVRLFGVLGGVGQTFFLIRAVRDLLPGVAPRQAWRAGVLLQATLALAIQSVVITPDTPVLFFICALSWAMGRIVAGAGWQWWLVAGLVAGLACDSKYTAVLPVAGIALWLGLQLYRQRGWMRGQWAALGGGVCLAALCVTPVVWWNAAHGWASFVRQGGRTADWHPGRAIQFLSELLLGQLGLMTPGIAAFFMAGLVCLLRRARHVPGAALLVCMIVLPACVFVQHAVGDRVQANWPVVIYPMLAAGTALVAWRWWRWAVGGGLAVGVLVYAQALFAPLPLSAHTDVALRQMAGWRALATHIAATARPGEFVAACDYGTAAELATVLPRHVVVGMEPRWAVFDLPHGVSGDGIMVCNPRRTFAPDVFTSVERIGTLVRGRHGRAAETVDLYRVHMRDDLSTPQRLAIARLPVPGER; this is encoded by the coding sequence GTGAGTAATGGGTACAGTCCACGCGGGTGGCTGTATCTGCTTGCGCTGCTGGCCTGCCTGCGGCTGGCCGTGGCGGCTTTCCTGCCACTTTCGCCAGATGAGGCATATTATCGCCTGTGGGCGTTCGCACCCGCCGCGGGTTATCTCGACCATCCGCCCATGGTGGCGGTGTGGATCCGGCTGGGCATGCTGTGCGCGGGCGATAACGCGCTTGGCGTCAGGCTGTTCGGGGTACTGGGCGGGGTTGGCCAGACCTTTTTCCTGATACGGGCGGTGCGTGACCTCCTGCCCGGTGTCGCGCCGCGTCAGGCGTGGCGGGCCGGTGTGCTGCTGCAGGCGACCCTGGCGCTGGCAATCCAGTCTGTTGTGATAACACCGGATACGCCGGTACTGTTCTTCATATGCGCCCTGTCATGGGCCATGGGACGGATCGTGGCGGGGGCGGGATGGCAGTGGTGGCTGGTCGCCGGGCTGGTTGCGGGACTGGCCTGTGACAGTAAATATACCGCCGTTCTTCCCGTTGCCGGTATCGCGCTCTGGCTTGGGCTGCAACTGTACAGGCAGCGTGGATGGATGCGCGGGCAGTGGGCGGCTCTTGGTGGTGGCGTCTGTCTGGCGGCATTATGTGTAACGCCAGTGGTGTGGTGGAACGCGGCACATGGCTGGGCCAGTTTCGTACGGCAGGGCGGGCGCACAGCGGATTGGCACCCCGGTCGCGCCATCCAGTTTCTGAGCGAACTGCTGCTGGGCCAGCTTGGCCTGATGACGCCGGGTATCGCCGCCTTTTTCATGGCGGGACTGGTCTGCCTGCTGCGGCGCGCGCGCCATGTGCCCGGCGCGGCGCTGCTGGTGTGCATGATCGTGCTGCCGGCATGCGTTTTCGTGCAGCATGCCGTGGGCGACCGGGTGCAGGCGAACTGGCCGGTCGTGATCTATCCCATGCTGGCGGCGGGCACGGCGCTGGTGGCATGGCGGTGGTGGCGGTGGGCCGTTGGTGGCGGGCTGGCGGTGGGCGTGCTGGTGTACGCACAGGCGCTGTTCGCCCCGCTTCCCTTATCCGCCCATACGGATGTGGCCCTGCGACAGATGGCGGGGTGGCGCGCACTTGCCACGCATATTGCCGCGACAGCGCGGCCAGGGGAATTCGTCGCGGCATGTGATTACGGCACGGCAGCGGAACTGGCCACCGTCCTGCCCCGGCACGTGGTTGTGGGAATGGAACCGCGCTGGGCAGTGTTTGACCTGCCCCATGGCGTGTCGGGCGATGGGATTATGGTGTGTAACCCCCGGCGCACATTCGCGCCTGATGTATTCACATCAGTCGAACGGATCGGAACGCTTGTGCGCGGGCGACATGGCCGGGCGGCGGAGACTGTCGATCTGTACCGCGTGCATATGCGCGATGACCTGTCCACACCCCAGCGCCTTGCCATCGCCCGTCTGCCCGTGCCGGGTGAACGGTAG
- a CDS encoding Lrp/AsnC family transcriptional regulator, with protein sequence MAERMADLDAIDRRIVAELQLDGRMTNVELARRVGISAPPCLRRMRRLEEDHVIRGYHADTDGARLGWSITLFALIGLDSQKEAILAAFEAQVSTWPEVRECHMIRGGGDFLVRLVARDATHENLLTRQLTEAPHVVRVQTLQTIRTSLNRPGVPV encoded by the coding sequence ATGGCGGAGCGGATGGCTGATCTGGATGCGATTGATCGTCGTATTGTGGCCGAACTTCAGCTGGACGGACGCATGACGAATGTGGAGCTTGCCCGCCGTGTGGGCATATCCGCGCCGCCCTGCCTGCGCCGCATGCGGCGTCTGGAGGAAGACCATGTCATCCGTGGCTACCATGCCGATACGGACGGCGCGCGGCTTGGCTGGTCCATCACGCTGTTCGCCCTGATCGGGCTGGACAGCCAGAAGGAGGCCATCCTTGCCGCGTTCGAAGCCCAGGTCTCGACCTGGCCGGAAGTGCGTGAATGCCACATGATCCGGGGCGGGGGGGATTTCCTTGTCCGGCTCGTGGCGCGGGATGCGACGCACGAGAACCTGCTGACCCGCCAACTGACGGAAGCCCCGCATGTGGTGCGCGTGCAGACATTGCAGACCATCCGCACCAGCCTCAACCGCCCGGGCGTGCCTGTGTGA
- the trxB gene encoding thioredoxin-disulfide reductase — MPQTCSTDLLVIGAGPAGYTAAIYAARADLSPVLVAGLQPGGQLMITTDVENYPGFATGIQGPELMEQMAEQARNVGTRLMDDIIVSCDFTRTDGTGRFYATGDSGMVYEARSVVIATGAQAKWLGIPGEEEFRGSGVSACATCDGFFYRGKRVAVIGGGNTAVEEALYLTHHAAHVTLIHRRDTLRAERILQDRLHANPKVSVIWNSEVTRITGSGTPPVVTGADLRDRVTGAERHIDVDGVFVAIGHAPNTAIFRDVVEIDTDGYIVTTPGSTRTSVPGVFAAGDVQDKIYRQAVTAAGTGCMAALEAERFLGACV; from the coding sequence ATGCCCCAGACCTGTTCTACCGATCTGCTTGTCATTGGCGCGGGCCCCGCCGGTTATACCGCCGCCATCTATGCGGCGCGCGCGGATCTTTCCCCCGTTCTCGTGGCCGGGCTCCAGCCCGGCGGCCAGCTCATGATCACGACCGATGTCGAGAACTATCCCGGCTTCGCCACCGGAATACAGGGGCCGGAACTGATGGAGCAGATGGCCGAACAGGCCCGCAATGTCGGCACGCGGCTCATGGATGACATAATCGTATCGTGTGACTTCACCCGAACGGACGGAACCGGGCGCTTCTACGCCACGGGCGATTCCGGCATGGTGTACGAAGCGCGCAGTGTCGTCATCGCAACCGGCGCGCAGGCGAAATGGCTTGGCATACCGGGCGAGGAGGAATTCCGCGGCTCCGGCGTCTCGGCCTGCGCCACGTGCGACGGCTTTTTCTACCGTGGCAAGCGCGTGGCCGTGATCGGCGGCGGCAACACCGCCGTGGAGGAGGCGCTGTACCTCACCCACCATGCCGCCCATGTAACCCTGATCCATCGCCGGGACACATTGCGCGCGGAACGGATCCTGCAGGACCGGCTGCATGCCAACCCCAAGGTCTCGGTCATCTGGAACAGTGAGGTCACGCGCATAACGGGCAGCGGCACGCCGCCTGTGGTGACGGGTGCTGACCTGCGTGACCGCGTAACGGGGGCTGAACGGCATATCGATGTGGACGGGGTGTTCGTTGCCATCGGCCACGCCCCCAACACCGCAATTTTCCGTGATGTGGTGGAGATCGACACGGATGGCTACATCGTCACGACACCGGGTAGCACACGCACCTCAGTGCCGGGAGTTTTCGCGGCGGGCGACGTGCAGGACAAGATCTATCGCCAGGCCGTAACCGCCGCCGGAACCGGCTGCATGGCCGCCCTGGAGGCCGAACGCTTCCTGGGTGCGTGCGTGTGA
- a CDS encoding LysR family transcriptional regulator: protein MDWDKLRIFHAVAEAGSFTHAGDVLNLSQSAVSRQISALEEALQVPLFHRHARGLILTEQGETLNQTVREVFSKLAMTQSLLTESKEKAAGRLRVTTTTGFGTCWLTPRLHRFMETNPDISITLILEDNDLDLGMREADVAVRMHPPRQPDLIQRHLADFPLPIYASQSYLNDHGTPRTLEELNAHKLVLFGGYHPPVPHINWLAETGVPSDERRPARLEVNSLAAMAGAIAAGIGIGSIPLYAASQYPNLVKILPEVPLPTVDAYFVYPEELRTSKRVAVFRDFLLSEINARH from the coding sequence GTGGACTGGGATAAACTCCGGATATTTCATGCCGTAGCCGAGGCGGGGTCCTTCACCCATGCCGGTGACGTGCTTAACCTGAGCCAGTCTGCAGTGTCGCGGCAGATCTCGGCGCTGGAAGAGGCCCTGCAGGTTCCCCTCTTCCACCGGCACGCCCGGGGGCTGATCCTGACGGAACAGGGTGAAACCCTGAACCAGACGGTTCGGGAAGTTTTCTCCAAGCTGGCCATGACGCAGTCCCTGCTGACGGAAAGCAAGGAAAAGGCGGCCGGGCGGCTACGGGTCACGACAACAACGGGCTTTGGCACCTGCTGGCTCACGCCACGGCTGCACCGGTTCATGGAAACCAACCCGGATATTTCGATCACCCTGATCCTGGAAGATAACGACCTCGATCTGGGCATGCGTGAAGCCGATGTCGCCGTACGCATGCATCCGCCGCGCCAGCCGGACCTGATCCAGCGGCACCTGGCCGACTTCCCGCTGCCTATCTATGCCTCCCAGTCATATCTGAACGACCACGGCACCCCCCGCACGCTTGAGGAGCTGAATGCCCACAAGCTGGTCCTGTTCGGGGGCTATCACCCGCCCGTGCCGCATATCAACTGGCTGGCCGAGACTGGCGTGCCTTCCGATGAGCGCCGCCCGGCCCGGCTGGAAGTCAACAGCCTCGCCGCCATGGCGGGTGCGATCGCGGCGGGCATCGGCATCGGGTCGATTCCGCTTTATGCGGCGTCGCAATACCCGAATCTGGTCAAGATCCTGCCGGAAGTGCCGCTGCCCACGGTCGATGCCTATTTCGTCTATCCCGAAGAGCTGCGCACATCCAAGCGCGTGGCCGTGTTCCGCGACTTCCTGCTGTCGGAAATCAACGCCCGGCACTGA
- a CDS encoding integration host factor subunit beta: protein MTRSELIAELAAARPHLPIREVERIVQVIFAEISDALMRGDRVELRGFGAFTVKKREARTGRNPRTGETVSVDEKVVPFFKAGKELRERVNQSPDRTD, encoded by the coding sequence ATGACCAGATCGGAACTGATCGCCGAGCTTGCCGCCGCCCGCCCCCATCTTCCCATTCGGGAGGTGGAGCGTATCGTTCAGGTCATCTTTGCTGAAATCAGCGATGCCCTGATGCGCGGGGACCGGGTGGAACTGCGCGGCTTTGGGGCTTTTACCGTAAAGAAGCGCGAGGCCCGTACCGGTCGTAACCCCAGGACGGGGGAAACCGTCTCGGTCGATGAAAAAGTGGTGCCGTTTTTCAAGGCGGGCAAGGAATTGCGCGAACGGGTCAATCAGTCGCCCGACAGGACGGACTGA
- the sppA gene encoding signal peptide peptidase SppA translates to MDTDPDMVLHAASLRRRLLLWRGGAVAFFVLACIVAIARSHGGGWTGQKPHLVHLRLAGIISANEQDNVDAIRKAADDRTVKGLLLEVNSPGGAVTGGEVLHDAVAAFARRKPVAVSMGSVAASAGYMVSVPANRIFANRSTLTGSIGVILQSPDVSRLLDRVGVHVDELVSGPMKGQPSVVQPLSPEGREMLQGVITDLYGFFVTVVADGRHMPVERVRQLADGRPYTGQQALGLGLVDQLGSLADARGWLLKTALLPEDAPVTDIGPTATRLNWRRWITGLLSAVPGAEILIKESSALDGAVAIWKL, encoded by the coding sequence ATGGATACTGACCCCGATATGGTTCTGCATGCCGCATCACTTCGCCGCCGGCTTCTGCTCTGGCGGGGAGGTGCCGTGGCATTTTTTGTTCTGGCCTGCATCGTCGCCATTGCCCGCAGCCATGGCGGGGGGTGGACGGGCCAGAAGCCGCATCTCGTGCATCTCAGGCTGGCGGGAATAATTTCCGCCAATGAGCAGGATAATGTCGATGCCATCCGCAAGGCCGCCGATGACAGGACGGTCAAAGGCCTGCTGCTGGAAGTGAACAGCCCCGGTGGCGCGGTAACGGGTGGCGAGGTGCTGCATGACGCGGTGGCCGCTTTCGCGCGGCGCAAGCCCGTGGCCGTGTCCATGGGCAGTGTCGCGGCTTCGGCCGGGTATATGGTGTCGGTACCGGCCAACCGTATTTTTGCCAATCGCTCCACCCTGACCGGCTCGATCGGCGTGATTTTACAGTCCCCCGATGTTTCGCGGCTGCTGGACCGGGTCGGGGTGCATGTTGACGAACTCGTTTCCGGGCCGATGAAGGGGCAACCTTCCGTCGTCCAGCCACTTTCACCCGAGGGGCGGGAGATGTTGCAGGGCGTCATAACCGATCTTTATGGATTTTTTGTCACTGTTGTGGCCGATGGGCGACACATGCCGGTGGAGCGTGTGCGCCAGTTGGCCGATGGTCGGCCCTATACCGGGCAGCAGGCATTGGGGCTGGGACTGGTGGATCAGCTTGGTTCCCTGGCGGATGCCCGCGGATGGCTGCTGAAAACCGCCCTTTTGCCCGAAGATGCGCCGGTGACCGATATCGGCCCGACAGCCACGCGCCTGAACTGGCGGCGCTGGATCACCGGCCTGTTATCCGCCGTGCCAGGTGCAGAAATTCTGATTAAGGAAAGCAGTGCGCTTGACGGGGCTGTTGCGATCTGGAAACTTTAA
- a CDS encoding MucR family transcriptional regulator: protein MSDTEQDFTCLELTTQIVSAHVSNNTVAADALADLIRHVYQALTTVGQPAEAPQKLQPAVPVKRSVFPDYIVCLEDGKKLKMLKRHLQSAYGLTPDQYRERWGLPAEYPMVAPNYAERRSSLAREIGLGRKITAASAGEPASGRPGRRRKGG, encoded by the coding sequence ATGTCTGATACCGAGCAGGATTTTACATGTCTGGAACTGACGACGCAGATCGTGTCGGCGCATGTTTCAAATAACACTGTCGCCGCCGATGCGCTCGCGGATCTGATACGTCATGTCTATCAGGCGCTGACCACCGTCGGGCAGCCAGCGGAAGCGCCGCAGAAGCTCCAGCCTGCCGTGCCCGTCAAACGGTCCGTATTTCCCGACTATATCGTCTGCCTGGAAGATGGCAAAAAGCTGAAAATGCTCAAGCGCCACCTGCAGAGTGCTTATGGCCTGACACCCGACCAGTACCGCGAACGCTGGGGCCTGCCCGCCGAATACCCCATGGTTGCCCCCAATTATGCCGAGCGCCGTTCCAGCCTGGCGCGGGAAATCGGGCTGGGGCGCAAGATCACGGCCGCTTCCGCGGGCGAACCCGCATCGGGCAGGCCGGGTCGCCGCCGCAAGGGGGGATGA
- a CDS encoding helix-turn-helix transcriptional regulator — translation MANLPRTRESADNLVLRLRLLAQPQRLMVLACLLDGEKSVGQIEAETGIGQPTLSQQLAELRRAEIVTTRKEARQVIYSIRDSMEEMKIRLICSACNPDFGVEDLNALLCEKPVAAPAQAGRNVAAACFARIRVEA, via the coding sequence ATGGCCAATCTGCCCAGAACACGCGAAAGCGCGGATAATCTCGTGCTGCGGCTACGCCTGCTGGCGCAGCCGCAGCGGCTTATGGTGCTGGCCTGCCTGCTGGATGGCGAAAAGAGCGTGGGCCAGATCGAGGCCGAGACCGGCATCGGGCAACCGACGCTTAGCCAGCAGCTTGCGGAACTGCGGCGGGCGGAGATTGTTACCACCCGCAAGGAGGCGCGACAGGTCATTTACAGCATCAGGGATAGTATGGAGGAAATGAAAATCCGCCTGATCTGTTCCGCCTGCAACCCGGATTTCGGGGTGGAGGATCTGAACGCGCTGCTGTGTGAAAAACCCGTGGCCGCACCCGCGCAGGCGGGGCGGAATGTCGCGGCGGCCTGCTTCGCCCGTATTCGCGTGGAGGCCTGA